The DNA window GAAGTGTACGAACTATCTATTTTGTGCCGGGCCGGAAGTTAGCCGGCCGGGCTTGGGCGGGTTTGGGCGGCCAGCGCGACGGCGATCTCGCACGCCTCGAGCATGGCCTGGGCGATACCTCGCGCGTCTTCGAGCGCGTACGGCCGTTCCGTCCCGTCCTGCGTGATGATCACCATGTCGCCGGCGTCGGCCTTGACCAGGCTGACTTCCACCGGACCGCCCCAGCGCGCGGGTATGCGCCAGATGCGTTGAACTTCCGCCATGAGCGGACCCCTCCCCCTCCCCGACCCTTCTGCGCGGAGAGAACGAGCGTAGCCGCGCGCCGCTCCGTACCGGGTCGGATTCGGCTGAACGGGCCGTGTGGGCGCCCATCGGACGCTCTGGAAGGATCTGCTGTCTTGGCAGGGGGCGAGACACGGGATCGGAGCGAGCAGGGTCGATGACAGGCAGCGACGAACGGCACGAGACGTCGGCCGAGAAGGCTCCGGCGGCGGATGCTGCGCAGACCGCCGCTCCGGCTCCGGCTCCGGAGAAGGGGTCCGGCTCCGGTTCTGGCTCTGGTTCTGGCTCTGGGTCGGACGAAGGCGGCGGCCAGGGCGGCGGTCAGGGCGGCGGGCTGCCGTTCGGACGGCCCGGCGCGCGGATCTCCCGTACGTCGCCGTTCTATCTGGGCTTCTTCGGCGCGTTCGGCGTCTTCGTCGCCTGGGGCCTCGCGAACATGCTCGTCAACGCCCGCAGCGTCGTCGTGCTCGTCATCGTCGCGATCTACCTCGCGATCGGCCTCAACCCGCTCGTCGAGTGGCTGATCCGGCGCCGTGTCAAGCGTGGGTTGGCAGTGCTGATCGTGTTCGTTCTGGTGATCGCGGTCTTCGGGCTCGTGGCGGTCGCGATCGTGCCGCTGCTCACCGACCAGATCAACGGCCTGATCACGCAGGCGCCGACCTGGCTGGACGAGTTGCAGCGGAACGAACGGATCCGCGAGCTCGACGAGCAGTACAAGATCATCGAGAAGGTCCAGGAGTACATCACCAACGGCGAGCTGTGGACCCAGGTGTTCGGCGGCATCGTCGGCGTCGGCCGGGTCGTGCTGAGCACGTTGTTCAGCGCGTTCACGCTGCTCGTTCTGACGCTGTACTTCCTGGCGTCACTGCCGCGGACGAAGAGTGCGGTCTACACGCTGGTCCCGCAGTCGCGGCGCGAGCGGGTCACCAAGCTCGGCGACGAGATCGTCGAGCGGATCGGCGCGTACGTCGGCGGGCAGCTGCTCGTCGCGGGACTCGCCGCGGGTTCCTCGTTCCTGTTCACGACGATCGCCGGACTGGGCGAGTACTCCGTCGCGCTGTCGATCGTGGTGGGCGTACTGGGCATGGTGCCGATGATCGGCGGCCTGCTCGGCGCGGCCATCGTCACCGCGATCGGCTTCGTGTCGGACCTGAAGATCGGCATCGCCTGCGTGATCTTCTACCTGATCTACCAGCAGGTGGAGAACTACTTCATCTACCCACGCATCATGCAGCGCTCGGTGAGCGTGCCCGGGACGATCACGATCGTGGCGGCCATGCTGGGCGGCTCGATGCTCGGCATCACCGGCGCCCTCCTGGCCGTCCCCACCGCCGCCGCCCTGCTGCTGATCATCCGCGAGGTCATCATCCCGCGCCAGCAACGCATCTGACGCTGGTCGCTGCCGGGGTTTGGATGAAGGGCACCTTCATCCAATAGGTTCGAATGAAGGTGCCCTTCATCCAATGTCGCGGCCCGAGGGCTGCTCCAGCCGGGGATTCTCGGCGCGACGAGCTCGTGATGCGTCCTTCTCGTCCGCCAGGGTTTTAGCCGGAGCCGCACGCGTCAAGGGCGCCATAGGCGGCGCTTCGCGCGGGATGGCGTCGCTTCGCGATCGCAAGCGACCCCTTGACCCGTACGGCTCCGGCCAAAGGGCGGCGGGGACGAGAACGACGCCGCCCCTGGTCGACGCCCCCACCCCCTCGCGCCGCCAGCTCTCCGCGCCCGCCGTGATCATGTACGTGATCATGAAGCTGGAGCCGTCCTATACGCCGCTCAGCCTTCATGATCACGTTCATGATCACGGGACGGGGCGCTCGAGCGTTTGAATGAAGGGCACCTTCATTCAATAGGTTCGTATGAAGGTGCCCTTCATCCAAAGCCGGACGCCCCGCTGGTGCTGCGGGGCGTCCTCGACAACGGAGCGGTCAGGACTGAGCGAGCCGCGGGTCGGTCGAGCTGAGCTGCTCGCCCGTCTCGTACCAGCCCGTCGGGCGCCGCGACACGGTCGGGAGCACGCGCTCCGCGTCGGTCGGGGCAGCCCAGCGGACGCCGTTGGCCAGCACCTGTCGGATCTCCTTCTGGTGGTACGTGGGGTACTCCTGGTCGCCAGGGCGGAAGTAGAACACCCGGCCGCGACCGCGACGCCACGTCGCGCCCGAGCGGAAAACCTCACCACCGCTGAAAGAACTGATGAAGATCAGCTCGTCCGGCTGCGGCACGTCGAACAGCTCCCCGTACATCTCGTCCTCGGGGATGATCAACGGATGCGGGATGCCCTGCGCGATCGGGTGTCCCGGCGCGACCGTCCAGATCAGCTCCCGGTCGTGCTCCGAACGCCAGTCCAGCGTGCACGTCGTCCCCATCAGCTTGATGAAGATCTTCGAGAAGTGCGCGGAGTGCATGACGATCAGGCCCATGCCGCCGAGGACGGCCTTGTGCACGCGCTCGACGACCTCGTCCGAGACCTCGCCGTGGGCGGCGTGTCCCCACCAGGTCAGGACGTCCGTCGAGTCGATGACCTCCTGCGTCAGCCCGTGCTCGGGGTCGGCGAGCGTCGCCGTACGCACCTCGACGTCGTCGCCGAGGTTCTCCTTGATCCCGGCCGCGACCGCGCCGTGGATGCCCTCGGGGTAGAGCTTCTGCACCGAGGCGTCCCTGGTCTCGTGGACGCCCTCGTTCCACACTGTCACCCGAATCGGGCTCATGCTTTTCTCCCAATGAAATAGAGGCAAAGTCACGGTGCGTCGGTGATCGCGACCTCGCGACCCTCGAGCGCCGACGCGTAGCACGCGTCGATGATGCGGGCGCGCGTGAGCGCGTCGCGACCGACGTGCGAGGACCAGTCCCCCGCGCGGATGATGTCGACGAACTCGCTCACCACGGCGCTGTGGCCGCCGCCGCGCTGGGTCGCGGGCCGCACCTCGGCCGGCACGCCGGCGACGTCGGTGTAGATCCGCAGCGTGTCCTCCGGCGCGTAGTTCTCGACCGCGATCTCGGCGCCGCCGTCGGTGCCGTACAGCGTGACGCCGAAGTCGTCGCCGGGCTTGCGGAACGAGGCCCAGCTCGTCTCGACGAGCAGCGTGCCGCCGCCCTCGAGGCGGATGAACGCGGTCGCGAGATCCTCGACCTCGTACGCCGAACCGACCTGGAGCTTGCTCGACGTCGACCCGCCGAGGCCACGCGGGCCGAGCTCGGCGAACGTCGACGCGGTCACGGTCAGGACCTTCGGCTCGCCCAGCAGGTAGAGCGCCATGTCGAGGATGTGCACGCCGAGGTCGATCAGCGGCCCGCCGCCCGCGAGCTCACGGTTGGTGAACCAGCTGCCAAGGCCCGGGATGCCGTTGCGGCGCAGCCAGCGCGCCTTGGCGTAGTAGACCCGCCCGAGCTGACCGGCGTCGATCTGCTGCTTGAGTACGGCGACGTCGCCACGCTCGCGGTGGTTGAAGATCACCTTGAGAACGCGGCCGGCCTTCACCGCCGCGTTGACGATCTCCTCGGCCTCCGCGCCGGACCGGGCGAGCGGCTTCTCGCACAGCACGTGCCGGCCGCTCTCCAGCGCGGCGATCGAGATCGGCGCGTGCAGCTTGGTGGGGGTCGCGACGCTGACGGCGTCCAGCTCGTCCAGGGCGAGCAGATCCTCGTACCTCTCGAACAGGTGCGGGATGTTGTGTTCCTCGCCCAGCTGCTTGAGCCGGTCGGTCTCGAGGCCGGCGATGCCGACGACCTCGACTCCCGGGAGGGCGAGATATCCGCGGAGCGCGGCCTGGCCGGCGAAGCCGAGACCGATTACACCGACGCGGAGGGGCGTTTGGACGGCAGCATCGGAGGCAGCCGCCAAGTCATCTGATGTCATCAGCATCCAGTCTATGGAGATGTTCCCGCGGCCGCGCGCGAGCGGATCATGACCGGCTCCGGCCAACCCGCGACCATGAGGGCTACTCAGGCAGATTCGTCCGCCTGTGGCATCGGAACATCGGCGAATGCGGCGACTGTTCTGTCAGCGTACGCGCTGGCGTCGGCGTACTCCATCGGACCCGCCCACGTACGTGGCAGCGGTCCCACATCGGGGGTGAGCCGGGCCACGACCTCGTCCAGGGCGCGCTCGGCGTTGCCCACCCAGAGGTGCTTTCCACCGTCGATCGGGAGCACCTCGGCCTGCGGGATCGCTTTGAATCGCTCGATCGCCTCCGGCGGCTTCAGGTAGTCGTCGAACTCGGGGACGAGCGCCACCACCGGCTTGCCGGACTCCGCCCAGACGGCCAGGTCCGCAGGCTGGGAGAAGCGCAGGCTCGGCGACATCAGGATCGCGCCCTGGACGGCGGGGTCGCAGCCGTACTTGAGCACGAGGTCGGTGCCGAACGACCAACCCAGCAACCAGATTCTCGGCAGGTCGTGGAACTCCGCGTACTCGATCGCCGCCGCGACGTCGTGCCGTTCGCCCTTCGCGTTGTCGAACGCGCCCTCGCTCTTGCCCTGCACGCTCTCGGTGCCGCGGGTGTTGAACCGGAGCACCGCGATGCCGGCGAGCGCGGGGAGGCGGTAGGCGGCCTTGCGGAAGACGTGGCTGTCCATCATGCCGCCGTGGGTGGGCAGCGGGTGGACGCAGACCAGCGTGGCGACCGGGTCACGGTCGACGGGTACGGACAGCTCGGCGACCAGCTTCAGGCCGTCGGCGGTCTCCAACGTCAGCGGCGTCCGGGTGGCGGGCAGCACGCTGTTGGCTTTGATGGGGGTGCTCACGGGGCTGATTCTCCTACTTCGGCCGCCTGTGCCCGCGGGCGCGCCAGCAGGCGGTGTGCCAGTGGCGGCGGGCGTCGAGGCCCTCGGGGGCGCCGTACGACGGCGGGTTGGCCGGCCACGTGACCAGGTGCGGCGTGGCGGGCGGGATCAGCTGGTTGCACCCGGGACAGCGGTACGCCTTGGTGGCCGCGCTCCCGGTGACGTTGCGCACGTTCCAGTCGCCGTCGGCCCACTCCTCCACGCGCTGATGTCCCCCGAACAGCGGCCTGGGCTCGGGAGCGCGAGGGGACGAACGCGGACGACGACGGGGCACGTGCTCCATTCTCCCTCTAGGGTGGAGCCATGCCGCGCTACGACTACCGGTGCCGCGCTTGTGGCGACACGTTCGAGGCCACCCGCCCGATGAGCGAGGCGAGCGCGCCCGCGACCTGCCCGGCCGGTCACGACGACACGGTGAAGCTGCTCTCCACCGTCGCCCTGGGCGGCCGCGCCCCCGCCGGTGGTGGCGGCGGAGGCGGCTGTTGCGGCGGCTCCTGCGGCTGCGGCAGCTAGCGCTCGTCCGGCGCGCCCCGGGAGGGGACCAGCCCGGACAGGAACTGGATCACGTTCTCCGAGAACAGCCCCGCCAGCGCGCCCATCACGACGAGCACGGCGATCCGCGGCTGTGCGGACGACTGCTGGTCCAGCGCGATCAGGCCGGCGGTCACCGCGAGCCCGAAGAACGACCCGAGCAGGCCGGCGGCGAACGGCGTCACGAAGTACCAGGGCACCCAGCTGCGCTCGACCCCGCCACGGCCCATCCAGGCCGCGAACTTCTGGATGATCCGGATCACGCTGCCCGCCACCCCGGCCAGTCCGGTCACCACGATCGTCGCCGTGGTCGCGGTCAGGCGAACGCCCGGCAGGATGCCCGGCGCGGGCTCGACCGAGCCGGCGGACAGCGCCTGTTCGGCCAGCGGGTACGCCCACAGGATCCCGACGAACACCGCGAGCGCGGCCATGACCAGCCACAGGATGAGGAAGAACGCGCCGAAAGCCCCGACCCGCTTGCCGGGCTTGGCCGCCGCGACGGGAGCCGGCGGCTCCCCCGGCTCGACCGGGACCGGCACTACCGCCTCGACCGTCTGCACCGGCGCGGCACTCACAGGCGTCGGCTCCTCGCGATCGAGCTGATCGGGCGTCTCGTCCTCCTGCGGCGGCCCGGCTGCCCGGATGATCGGTTGGCCGGCATCTGCCGGAATGGATGTCATCATCGCCTCCCCAGCTCTGACGGCGACACAACCTACTCCTGGTCCTCGGCGTCGAAGAACCGCAATGCTTCGGGAGCCGGAAAGAACAACGACGCGGGTACGTGAGCACGGACCGCGTCGACCACCGCCTGCCCGCCGCGCCAGTCCCGCGCGCGGATCGGGATCGAGTCGCCGGCACCCGACCGAAGCCCGAGCAGTTCGTCGCCGTCGCCCTCCGGACCGGGCTCCGTACTCACCCCGACCACGTCCGCGAACCGGATCGTAACGGTCGGCCCGCCCGCCTTGCCGGCAACGAACGTGACGCCCTCCGCGCCGAGCACCAGGCGGGACCCACGGGCCGGGAACGCGAACGCGCGGCGCCGGAACGCCGTGCCGCGAACCTCGGGCACCGGGCTGTGCGGCAGCTCCGGCAGCGACCTCGCCCGGTGCCCCTCGGCGAGGCCGAGGATCAACGTGGACCGGGCGGCGGTCATGGCCGCGGCTACCTCGGCCGCCTCGACGTCGCCCGCGAGCAGCGACACATGCTCCGCCGAGCCGCTGACCTCGCCGCGGAGCCAGGCCGCCGCCTCGTCGTACGCCGCGTACAGCACGAAGTCGTCCGACCCGACGTCCTCGGCGAAGCCCGCGCGGACGAACGCCAGCTCCTCCGCGTTCGGTCCGTCGGCGCACAGCGCGTCGAGCGCGTACAGCACGGCCGCGGACATCCGGTCGACCTCGCCGTTCTCGACGTCGCTCCCGAGGCCGATCGCGAGCTGGTTCTCCGGGATCGCGGTGGTCGCCGTGCTGAGCTCGTAGACGACACCGAGCTTCTGCCGCAGCAGCTTGGTGAGGCGCCGTTCGAGAACGTGCACACCGGTCGTCAGCGCCACGGACCGTGGCCCGAACATCGCGACGATCACGCCGCCCTCGATCTCCCGCCACCCGGGCGCCGACCAGTCGAGCGGCGTCGGCGGCGCGCGGCGTACGGGCTCGCCGTCGGGCATCGGCAGCCGCAGGCCGTCGGGCAAGGGACCGGTCAGGACGAGCGCCGCGTTCGCGCGGTGGAACCACTGGCGGCACCAGTCGGCGACCTCGGTCGGGTCGGCGCGGCTCGGCGCGATGTGCGGACTCGCGATCAGCCCCGGCCCACGGGCGCCGTACCGCATGCTCAACGGCCAGGCGACGACCGGGTTCGCGCCGCGGTCGCGGTGCCGTTCCTCGACCCGGATCACGCTCCGCTCCACGTCGAGCGGCTCGAGGTCGAGCTCGGCCAGGCTGCGACAGACCTTGGCGAGGTGCTCGGTGACGACCTCCGGAGAGCTGCTGACCTCGAACTCGGTGACGAACGTGCCGACCGAGGCGTTCGCCGCGTACGGGTGCTCGCCCACCTGCCGCATCGTCAGGTGCTCGATGACGTGGCTGATCCCGGTCGTCAGCAGCGTCTCGTCGGCCAGGCCCACCCCGAACAGCAGGCGTGCGGTCAGGCGGCGGCCAGGGGTGTCGACCCAGAACACCGGCACGCCGTCGACGACCGTGCGATGGACCTCCGGGAGGGTCGCCATCCAGCACGGTAACTCCGATTCGGGCGGCTGAGCCGAAGATCGGCCAAACTTGGCTGTGACGCGATCGGTGGTCCGAGGCGTCGTGACTAGTGAGGAGCCACCATCCCGAAAGGCCGGAAGGGCGACCGAGTGAGCGCAGAACCCGATCCTGGGGACTTCGTGGAGTTCGCGTCGGCACGTACGCCTCAGCTGTTCCGGAGCGCGTACCTGCTGACGGGTGACTACCACCTGGCCGAGGACCTGGTGCAGACGACGCTGGGCAAGCTGTACCGCGGCTGGAAGCGGATCCAGCGCGCGGAGAACCCGGTCGCCTACGCCCACACGGTGCTGGCGCGGACGTACATCTCCTACCGCCGGCTTCGCCGTTCGACGGAGGCACCGACACAGGACGTGCCGGAGCAAGTCGCGGTTGACAGCGATCCGGCACTGCGGATGACGTTGCTCGGCGGGCTGGAGCAGCTTTCCGTACGGGACCGTACGGTGCTCGTCCTGCGGTTCTGGGAGGACCGCAGCGTCGAGGACACCGCGCAGATGTTGGGCGTACGACCTGGCGCGGTGCGTTCGCAGACGATGCGCGCGCTCGGCCGGCTGCGGGAGCTCCTCGGAAACGACGTCCACGTTTTCGCGGACCGCTGAGAGGGCAACGAACCATGAAGCTCGAGGAAGAACTCCCGGACGCGATGCGCGACACTGTGAGCGGGGTGCGCCCCGACGTCGCCGCGCTGGTCGCCGGAGGCATCGAACGAGGCCGCCGCGACTCCCGCCGCGCCCGGATCGCCCAGCTGGTCGGGACCGGAGCGGTCGTCGCGCTGGTCGGCGGTCTCGCGATCGCCCTGCCCCTGAGCGGATCGCCGAAGCCGGCCGACCAACAGGTCGCCGGAACGACGCAGGTCGTCACTCCCACGCCGACCACGAAGCCCGCCGCGCCAGCGCCGCGGGTCAAGACCACCTCGCAGGCACTCTTGCAGCAGCTGCTCGACGAGCTCCCGGAAGGCGCCAAGACTGGCACGTACGGCGGGATCACGCATCCCACCTGGATCGACGCCCAGCTCCTCTGGACCACCCCCAAGGGCGACTCGCGAGTGAGCGTGAGCCTCACGTTCGACGGCCGAACCGAGCCCGACAGCGGCTGGGACAAGGACGCCTGCGACCAGAGAAGCCCCGAGGACCAGGACGAGTTCTGCAGCGTCGAGTCCTTCGACGACGGCTCCTGGCTGCTGCTGGAGAAGACGGACTATCCCGACGGCCGGAAGGACCAGCTCTACACCGCGGTGTTCACCCGAGCCGACAATGTCGTGGTCAGCCTGACCG is part of the Tenggerimyces flavus genome and encodes:
- a CDS encoding AI-2E family transporter, with protein sequence MTGSDERHETSAEKAPAADAAQTAAPAPAPEKGSGSGSGSGSGSGSDEGGGQGGGQGGGLPFGRPGARISRTSPFYLGFFGAFGVFVAWGLANMLVNARSVVVLVIVAIYLAIGLNPLVEWLIRRRVKRGLAVLIVFVLVIAVFGLVAVAIVPLLTDQINGLITQAPTWLDELQRNERIRELDEQYKIIEKVQEYITNGELWTQVFGGIVGVGRVVLSTLFSAFTLLVLTLYFLASLPRTKSAVYTLVPQSRRERVTKLGDEIVERIGAYVGGQLLVAGLAAGSSFLFTTIAGLGEYSVALSIVVGVLGMVPMIGGLLGAAIVTAIGFVSDLKIGIACVIFYLIYQQVENYFIYPRIMQRSVSVPGTITIVAAMLGGSMLGITGALLAVPTAAALLLIIREVIIPRQQRI
- a CDS encoding ThuA domain-containing protein; its protein translation is MSPIRVTVWNEGVHETRDASVQKLYPEGIHGAVAAGIKENLGDDVEVRTATLADPEHGLTQEVIDSTDVLTWWGHAAHGEVSDEVVERVHKAVLGGMGLIVMHSAHFSKIFIKLMGTTCTLDWRSEHDRELIWTVAPGHPIAQGIPHPLIIPEDEMYGELFDVPQPDELIFISSFSGGEVFRSGATWRRGRGRVFYFRPGDQEYPTYHQKEIRQVLANGVRWAAPTDAERVLPTVSRRPTGWYETGEQLSSTDPRLAQS
- a CDS encoding Gfo/Idh/MocA family protein encodes the protein MTSDDLAAASDAAVQTPLRVGVIGLGFAGQAALRGYLALPGVEVVGIAGLETDRLKQLGEEHNIPHLFERYEDLLALDELDAVSVATPTKLHAPISIAALESGRHVLCEKPLARSGAEAEEIVNAAVKAGRVLKVIFNHRERGDVAVLKQQIDAGQLGRVYYAKARWLRRNGIPGLGSWFTNRELAGGGPLIDLGVHILDMALYLLGEPKVLTVTASTFAELGPRGLGGSTSSKLQVGSAYEVEDLATAFIRLEGGGTLLVETSWASFRKPGDDFGVTLYGTDGGAEIAVENYAPEDTLRIYTDVAGVPAEVRPATQRGGGHSAVVSEFVDIIRAGDWSSHVGRDALTRARIIDACYASALEGREVAITDAP
- a CDS encoding alpha/beta hydrolase is translated as MSTPIKANSVLPATRTPLTLETADGLKLVAELSVPVDRDPVATLVCVHPLPTHGGMMDSHVFRKAAYRLPALAGIAVLRFNTRGTESVQGKSEGAFDNAKGERHDVAAAIEYAEFHDLPRIWLLGWSFGTDLVLKYGCDPAVQGAILMSPSLRFSQPADLAVWAESGKPVVALVPEFDDYLKPPEAIERFKAIPQAEVLPIDGGKHLWVGNAERALDEVVARLTPDVGPLPRTWAGPMEYADASAYADRTVAAFADVPMPQADESA
- a CDS encoding FmdB family zinc ribbon protein, producing the protein MPRYDYRCRACGDTFEATRPMSEASAPATCPAGHDDTVKLLSTVALGGRAPAGGGGGGGCCGGSCGCGS
- a CDS encoding insulinase family protein, with the protein product MATLPEVHRTVVDGVPVFWVDTPGRRLTARLLFGVGLADETLLTTGISHVIEHLTMRQVGEHPYAANASVGTFVTEFEVSSSPEVVTEHLAKVCRSLAELDLEPLDVERSVIRVEERHRDRGANPVVAWPLSMRYGARGPGLIASPHIAPSRADPTEVADWCRQWFHRANAALVLTGPLPDGLRLPMPDGEPVRRAPPTPLDWSAPGWREIEGGVIVAMFGPRSVALTTGVHVLERRLTKLLRQKLGVVYELSTATTAIPENQLAIGLGSDVENGEVDRMSAAVLYALDALCADGPNAEELAFVRAGFAEDVGSDDFVLYAAYDEAAAWLRGEVSGSAEHVSLLAGDVEAAEVAAAMTAARSTLILGLAEGHRARSLPELPHSPVPEVRGTAFRRRAFAFPARGSRLVLGAEGVTFVAGKAGGPTVTIRFADVVGVSTEPGPEGDGDELLGLRSGAGDSIPIRARDWRGGQAVVDAVRAHVPASLFFPAPEALRFFDAEDQE
- a CDS encoding SigE family RNA polymerase sigma factor yields the protein MSAEPDPGDFVEFASARTPQLFRSAYLLTGDYHLAEDLVQTTLGKLYRGWKRIQRAENPVAYAHTVLARTYISYRRLRRSTEAPTQDVPEQVAVDSDPALRMTLLGGLEQLSVRDRTVLVLRFWEDRSVEDTAQMLGVRPGAVRSQTMRALGRLRELLGNDVHVFADR